Part of the Funiculus sociatus GB2-C1 genome is shown below.
CTAGTTGTGAGCTGCAACCTGACGCATCATCTGGTTTTACTAGCATTTAATAGTTTTTTTTATTTCCATCTACAGACTGACAAAAGGTTCCATCTTTAGGAAGTTAGGAATAAAATTTATAAATTTTATTATTAATTAATGTAAATATCTGAACCGAATAAACGTTATCTGCGGATTGTAAGAGTAACAAAGGAATAGACCCAGTATTATGAATTCGCTTACTAACTTTAAGGCGAAAAGTACGCCAACAACTCAATTAAAATCCACAAATTACGATCGAGCCGAGCAGCAATTTATAAATCTGCTCGAAATGGAAGATTTAGACAAGAAAATACAAGCACAACCAGCGATCGCTACTGACTTTGAAACGGCAATGGGAGCGGCCCTGAAAAGTGCATATGAAGACGCACCGGGCGATAATGCCGCACACCGCTTTTTACAGCGTATACTTTATCGCATTAATCGCCTCAAACTGTTTTGGTACGACGATCTGCGACACTACACTAACGAGCGGTCTATCTACTTGCAATTAGTGCGCGACCAAATTGAGGAAGCTTGGCAAGAATGGGAAATAGCCCAAATTGACGTAGCAGCACTGCAAAAACTTGATCCTAAGCAAGCGCTAATTGATCGTGTCGCTGCCGATCTCGATCCATCTTTGTCGGATGATAGTCGCTATCTGCGGGAACAGATGACTGAGGCAGGTTATCGTCACCTGCTGGCAATTGGTTCCTTTGATGGCTTAGTCGAAGGCAGCCGTCTGTCTCGCATCCTGGGTGGTGCGGCAAATGAGGTACAGTGTACGCTCACCAAAGTGCTGCTAGAAGAGTACGGTAATGGTCGTTATACTCGCAAGCATTCTACATTTTTTGCCCAGATGCTTAACGAGTTTGGGATGAACACCGAACCAGAGGCATACTTTGATTTAGTACCTTGGGAAGTGCTGGCTTGCGATAATCATAACTTTCTCGTGACTGAGCGCAAAATCTACTTCTTACGCTACTGTGGTGGACTGACCTATTTTGAAGTGGCTGGCCCTTCATGGTACAGAAACTATTTAGCCGCAGCGCAACGGTTGCAACTATCAGCAGCGGCGATGGGTTATTGGGAACTGCACATTAAGGAAGACGAACGCCACGGACAATGGATGTTAGATGATGTAGCTTTGCCTCTAGCGGAACAATACCCAGGTGAAGCCTGGCAGCTGGTGCTAGGGTATGACCAAGAGAAACTGATGGGCGATCGCGCAGGTTCCGCCGTCGTGCGATCTGTCCGCCAAGCCGAAAGGTAATTGGATTTCTAATTTTCTCTCGTTGTGAAGGGCGTACTTTGAAAGTATGCCCCCAATGAAATAACCCCAGCATATAGCTCAATACGGTTCACTTAAAGCTAAAAATCTGAACATTAAGTACACCGTATTGGCATATAGCTAAGGTAATTTTTGGTGAGCTACTGACCTTGATAGCGCAGCTGCCTACCTGATTGACTGACAAATCTCGGATGTGTAGGCTGGGTTTCGTGAACTCTACGCAGCACTGGTGCAGTTCGTTAAGTTTCGCTTACGTTCTACCCAACCTACGATTTTTCAAGGGTTTTAGGAGTTTTGTCAGTCAATCAGGCTGCCTACAGTATTTATTGTATCCAGAAGCACAGCTTAAGTTAATATCAGGTCAATTCTTTAGGTATAACTAAGTCTCTCTTTGGGTAGGAGTGGTGGCAAACAATAGCAGTTACTCTGCTTTACATAGGATAAATTTGGACAAAAACAGCAAATACCTCTGGCCATTCCAACCCTAATCAAAACAAGAATTTTCCTGAATCGGTGCTGCGCGATCGCAAAACCTATGACTGTTTTCAATTCAACCGCCAATTAACTTGCTGATACCTTGTTGGCAACATCAAAAACCACAGCTCTCTAGAAAATTAAGAGAAAACATTACTATGAAGCCTTCTCATTTGTCCAGAATCTTGTTTGCTGGTACTTTTGCCCTAACTGTAGCCACTCTACCCTTAGCTGTGCCTACTTCTGCCCAGACTGGCGGTGGTGCGGGTGGTTCGGGTTCCGGGACTGGTGGTGCAGGTAGCACTACTGGAACAACTGGAACGACTGGGACGACTGGAACGACTGGTGGTGCAGGTAGCACTACTGGAACAACTGGAACGACAGGAACAACTGGAACGACAGGGACGACTGGAACGACTGGGACTGGTGGTGCAGGTAGCACTACTGGGATAACAGGTGCAGATAGCACTACTGGAACGACAGGGACGACTGGGACTGGTGGTGCAGGTAGCACTACTGGAACAACTGGAACGACTGGGACGACTGGAACGACTGGGACTGGTGGTGCAGGTAGCACTACTGGGATAACAGGTGCAGATAGCACTACTGGAACGACAGGGACGACTGGGACTGGTGGTGCAGGTAGCACTACTGGAACAACTGGAACAACTGGAACAACTGGAACAACTGGAACGACTGGTGCAGATAGCACTACTGGAACGACTGGTGCAGGTAGCACTACTGGAACGACTGGAACGACTGGTGCAGGTGGTTCAACTTCTGGGACAACCACGGCTCCTTACGGTACCACGACAACTCCTGATGCCACGACTGGGACAACCACGGCTCCTGATGCCACGACTGGGACAACTACGGCTCCTGATGCCACGACGACAACTCCTAGTGATACTACGGGAACAACCACTTACTCTGGAGTTCGTTCTGAAACACGCGATAGCAATTCCTGGGGCTGGCTAGGTTTGCTTGGTTTAATCGGTTTAGCCAACTTGTTCCGCAACCGTCAAGAACCTGTGCGTCAACGTTAATCCAAACTGCTGCGAGTGCGGATGGCAGTAAGGTTATGGTGGCGAATTCTGGCTGTTGATATTAAAACGCTTAATTTCAACAGCCTAGATAACGCCTGAGATAGACAATTCCCAAAACACACCTCTTAAGAGTGTGTTCTGGGAATTGCTGCGATCGCAAGTTTGTTTTAGTATTCAAAGCAATAAAGCTGATTTTTCAGTAAGATATTTTAAATTTAAGAGTAATGAATATATATACAGATGCCCGACTTCTTTGAGAAGTCGGGCATCTCGCATTCACAAATCGTTTAGCGCTGCTATAGACTAATATTTTTTAGATGGGTTTAAAAAAAAAGCCTGGGAGTTTCTGGGTGGAAGCCAAGGGCAATGTTAAGGATTTTTACAATAGCGAGAAGCTGCGTAATCGTGACATACGCGATCGCATAAAGCTCGACTACAACCCGGAACGCTTCCCTCACGGGGAGCGAACCTAGCAAAGTGCATTTGGGCCATTCTGCGTCAGCTCTCTTCCCAGTTCTAAAGGAACTTGTATGCTGTAGACTTTACGCTTACTGCATAGCCGGACTTATCGCATTAGTTTGTACCTTCTGGCTCATGAGTCTAGCGGAGACTTAGGAGTTAGTGCCTTATTTTCCAAACCCTTGTAGAAGCTCCCAGGAGCGTTAACCACAGGTTCTGATCTGTTGTCCTATCAACAACATAACCGCTATTGTTTTCACCACCGTCTACCTGAAGAATTGCTTCAACGTTAAGAGGGCGTGTAATTTTTGATACAAAGAAGTCCCTGGCTGACATCTAGCCACAAGTTAAAATACACTACAAAATACTAGGTTTATGAAGTTTCATTTCAACGCAAAACCTAGTGGCTTGAATGGGCAGAAGTATTTATTAATGGTTGTTACAAATGGAGTCTAGGCAATTACCAAGCCGCTATATGAATGTCTAAAATCAAAATATGATCACAAAGCGCTATAACAACCAACAAATCCAATCGTTCGCCCAATCAGTTTGGAACGATGGCTATTGCGTGTTGCCCAATTACTTCTCTCCAGCAACACTCAATTCCTGGCGTGAGGCTTTCGCGCCGATGCTCTCGGATCACATCGCCCGCGAAGGTAAGCTGCGTAATCGCGGCACATCCCGCTATTATGTCACCCTTCCCTTCACCGCTCCCTTTGCTGACCCCAGTATCTACGAAGATGACGATATTTTGGCAATTGTTGAGCTATTGGTAGGCAAAGATGCAGTCATGTGTCAGCTGGCGACGGACACGCCCTTGCTGGGATCTGAATATCAAGATGTGCATAGGGATGCGCCGCCACTTTTCCCGGAAACTGGTGAAGAAACACCAGCTTTCCAGCTTGCAGTCAACTTTCCACTCGTAGATATAACCCTGGAAAACGGCCCGATGGAGATTGTGCGCGGTACGCACATGATCTCAAAGGAGGAAGGACTGCGCCGCATGGAGTCCGGTGAAATAAAGTTAGAACCCATTACTATGCGACTGGGTGATGTGATGATCCGCGATGTGCGGGGTCTGCACCGGGGTACTCCTAACTATACGGAAACACCACGCCCGATGGTGGTGATTGGCTATAGCCGTCGCTGGCTATATCGTCCGGAGGTGTGTATTCATGTCCCGCGTGCTACTTACGATACCCTCTCGGAACGCGCCCGCCATTTGTTACGTTTTAATCCGATTGTCGAATCTGTTGATGAAAAACCCAAAGTTGAGGTTTATCAGTCTTACGCTTACTAAGAATATCTAATTAGATTAAAATCAACACCTAAATTACCCTGTTTGCCCAGCTGCATTTTGTTTAATATTTGCAGATGAGACAGGGTAATTGGTTTTAGGGGAATTTTTCTAATGTTTGGGATGGCGATCGCATTCCATCCCAAAGTTCCTTTTTACCTTAACAAAACTTAAACAATTTATCAGGGGCTAACGTAGATCCAAGCTTATGCCAGAAGTATTGTATTCAAGCCCCTAAAACGCTTCACCAAAGGCTT
Proteins encoded:
- a CDS encoding iron-containing redox enzyme family protein, with translation MNSLTNFKAKSTPTTQLKSTNYDRAEQQFINLLEMEDLDKKIQAQPAIATDFETAMGAALKSAYEDAPGDNAAHRFLQRILYRINRLKLFWYDDLRHYTNERSIYLQLVRDQIEEAWQEWEIAQIDVAALQKLDPKQALIDRVAADLDPSLSDDSRYLREQMTEAGYRHLLAIGSFDGLVEGSRLSRILGGAANEVQCTLTKVLLEEYGNGRYTRKHSTFFAQMLNEFGMNTEPEAYFDLVPWEVLACDNHNFLVTERKIYFLRYCGGLTYFEVAGPSWYRNYLAAAQRLQLSAAAMGYWELHIKEDERHGQWMLDDVALPLAEQYPGEAWQLVLGYDQEKLMGDRAGSAVVRSVRQAER
- a CDS encoding WGxxGxxG-CTERM domain-containing protein produces the protein MKPSHLSRILFAGTFALTVATLPLAVPTSAQTGGGAGGSGSGTGGAGSTTGTTGTTGTTGTTGGAGSTTGTTGTTGTTGTTGTTGTTGTGGAGSTTGITGADSTTGTTGTTGTGGAGSTTGTTGTTGTTGTTGTGGAGSTTGITGADSTTGTTGTTGTGGAGSTTGTTGTTGTTGTTGTTGADSTTGTTGAGSTTGTTGTTGAGGSTSGTTTAPYGTTTTPDATTGTTTAPDATTGTTTAPDATTTTPSDTTGTTTYSGVRSETRDSNSWGWLGLLGLIGLANLFRNRQEPVRQR
- a CDS encoding phytanoyl-CoA dioxygenase family protein, producing MITKRYNNQQIQSFAQSVWNDGYCVLPNYFSPATLNSWREAFAPMLSDHIAREGKLRNRGTSRYYVTLPFTAPFADPSIYEDDDILAIVELLVGKDAVMCQLATDTPLLGSEYQDVHRDAPPLFPETGEETPAFQLAVNFPLVDITLENGPMEIVRGTHMISKEEGLRRMESGEIKLEPITMRLGDVMIRDVRGLHRGTPNYTETPRPMVVIGYSRRWLYRPEVCIHVPRATYDTLSERARHLLRFNPIVESVDEKPKVEVYQSYAY